Proteins from a genomic interval of Scatophagus argus isolate fScaArg1 chromosome 6, fScaArg1.pri, whole genome shotgun sequence:
- the LOC124061155 gene encoding platelet glycoprotein V, translated as MMDSNNRGTLWMMLILFLLPHPTCSMSCPSSCLCNFKGAVKCVGATITDIPKQLPGHTYMLQLDGTNMTVINEQSLANKDLLLRFSLTRSHLHSIHPRAFHIAPQLKSVKLSSNDLSSLPPGVFSSLTTLEQLHLDGNQLETIAPDMLEGLVGLRDLDLSKNKLQNLSSTVFDGLSKLHFLNLGRNFIKRLPPTIFQSLTELQELVIYNNDLQVLEAGIFDGLVNLEELKLHHNQITSIPPQVFLPLRNLMILTLSSNQLEAIPEKSFYNMPMLKKLTLYNNPLLSLPDQLMGYMPDMREFYLYSTNLTTVPGNLFANMSGLLTLNFHLNDWLHELPSDLFCCLPNLNKLSLKSNNLVYLHPQLFYRLTTLGMLVLNDNKLQSLPENIFQNLRKVRSIDLKNNNLKTLPGDIFLSNSNLSSLTLSGNPWDCTCSIRHIAKWIKHNEHVVLDRDDVMCHSPMYQMLRTVGSLSDEEFSSCDAANLFPMQTGLHKPTKPSHSILTSGQTPFASTSAPPTTTSAITQADTQQVIIPTMKPSVLHTTIPSTSLQTQRASLHNKELILNTQTSSLPADMSVPFYDKLVVEQGPEFVHHSFHKGWIYVWVLPSNTALVGFLMFCHILLVTTGLFLILAAMYQMYRLTKITNELEAECAHIPG; from the coding sequence GTGTTGGCGCGACCATCACAGATATACCAAAGCAGCTGCCTGGccacacatacatgctgcaACTTGATGGCACAAACATGACCGTCATAAATGAGCAGAGCTTGGCGAACAAGGACCTCCTGCTGCGTTTCAGTCTGACTCGCAGCCATCTACACTCTATCCATCCCAGGGCCTTTCACATTGCTCCGCAGCTCAAGTCTGTCAAGCTGTCATCCAATGATCTCTCTAGCCTTCCCCCTGGGGTTTTCAGTTCACTGACCACACTGGAACAGCTGCATTTAGATGGGAACCAATTGGAGACCATAGCTCCGGATATGCTCGAAGGACTTGTTGGGTTGAGGGATCTGGATCTGAGCAAGAACAAACTGCAAAATCTTTCTTCAACAGTTTTTGATGGACTGAGCAAACTCCACTTTCTGAACCTTGGCAGGAACTTCATAAAGAGGCTTCCGCCTACCATCTTTCAGTCCTTGACTGAACTTCAAGAGCTTGTGATCTATAATAATGACCTACAGGTGCTAGAAGCTGGAATCTTTGATGGACTTGTCAACCTTGAGGAGCTGAAACTACATCACAACCAGATTACCAGCATTCCTCCTCAGGTGTTCTTGCCTCTGAGGAACCTTATGATCCTCACCTTGTCCTCCAACCAACTTGAGGCAATCCCCGAAAAGAGTTTCTATAACATGCCCATGCTGAAAAAGCTTACGCTCTACAACAACCCACTATTGTCTCTGCCAGACCAGCTAATGGGTTACATGCCTGACATGAGAGAATTTTACTTGTATTCCACTAACCTCACCACTGTTCCTGGAAATTTGTTTGCAAACATGTCTGGATTGCTGACCCTTAATTTCCACTTAAATGATTGGCTTCATGAGTTGCCTTCAGATCTCTTCTGCTGCCTTCCCAACCTTAACAAGCTCTCACTGAAATCTAACaatcttgtttatttacatcCTCAACTGTTTTACAGACTAACTACACTGGGTATGCTGGTCCTTAATGACAATAAGCTGCAAAGCCTACCAGAAAATATCTTTCAGAACCTAAGAAAGGTTCGGTCAATTGACTTGAAGAATAACAACCTCAAGACTCTCCCAGGAGATATTTTCTtgtcaaattcaaatttaagttCCCTTACTCTGAGTGGTAACCCGTGGGACTGTACATGCAGTATTAGACATATTGCAAAATGGATAAAGCATAATGAGCATGTGGTCCTTGACAGGGATGATGTGATGTGTCATAGTCCAATGTACCAAATGCTTCGTACCGTTGGCTCTCTGTCTGATGAGGAGTTCAGCTCTTGCGATGCTGCAAATCTTTTTCCTATGCAAACTGGCTTGCATAAGCCAACAAAACCATCCCACTCCATTTTAACCAGTGGACAAACACCCTTTGCTTCAACAAGCGCACCACCCACAACAACATCAGCCATTACTCAAGCAGATACCCAACAAGTCATCATTCCAACTATGAAACCATCTGTCTTACATACCACAATCCCATCAACATCTCTCCAAACCCAGAGAGCCAGCTTACATAACAAGGAGCTTATTCTCAACACTCAGACTTCATCTCTACCAGCTGACATGTCAGTTCCTTTCTATGATAAATTGGTGGTTGAACAGGGACCCGAGTTTGTGCACCACAGCTTTCACAAGGGCTGGATCTATGTATGGGTTCTTCCCTCGAATACGGCCTTGGTCGGGTTCCTCATGTTTTGTCACATTCTTCTTGTGACCACAGGCTTGTTCCTCATTCTTGCTGCCATGTATCAAATGTATCGCCTCACGAAGATCACGAATGAGCTAGAGGCTGAGTGTGCACATATTCCAGGGTAA